From Magnolia sinica isolate HGM2019 chromosome 13, MsV1, whole genome shotgun sequence, one genomic window encodes:
- the LOC131224217 gene encoding protein NUCLEAR FUSION DEFECTIVE 4-like has protein sequence MISSFRATSMVGPALQVIRGRWFMVFGSFLIMSGAGATYIYGIYSSDIKSSMAYNQQTLNTLGFFKDLGANVGILSGLINELIPPWAVLAIGAAMNFTGYFMVWLAVTGRIAHPKVWQMCLYICIGANSQTFANTGALVTCVRNFPESRGIMIGLLKGYVGLSGAIFNQLYLTIYGHDSKSLILLIAWLPAALSIVFLGTIRIIKSIRQPNELKIFYSFLYIALALAGYLMLIIIIEKQVSFSAPEYGGSAAVVLFLLFLPLVIVVREELSIQKLKNQSTISVETKQEPSVSEISLPPPPIPPSPKLQPPTKQTRISRITDIFKSPKRGEDYTILQALVSVDMLIIFVVIVCGLGGTLTAVDNMGQIGESLGYPHLTIGTFVSLISIWNFGGRVAAGFASEILLSKHGFPRPLMLTLVLLVSCVGHILIAFPTPGSLYVASVIIGFCFGAQWPMIYAIISEIFGLKYYGTLYNFGALASPVGSYILNVKVAGRLYDREAMKQRAVVGGAITGKLTCIGPKCYRLSFIIITAVTFIGSLVSLVLVIRTREFYKSDIYSRFREVGQMGTGEMCAGRNVNGGGEKDEERASSRAMDGNKR, from the coding sequence ATGATCAGCAGTTTCCGTGCAACGAGTATGGTAGGACCCGCCCTGCAGGTGATCCGCGGCCGTTGGTTCATGGTCTTCGGGTCGTTCTTGATAATGTCAGGGGCAGGCGCCACCTACATCTACGGCATCTACTCCAGCGACATAAAATCATCAATGGCCTACAACCAGCAAACACTCAACACCCTCGGATTCTTCAAAGACCTCGGCGCCAACGTCGGCATCCTCTCCGGCCTAATCAACGAGCTGATCCCGCCATGGGCGGTGCTCGCCATCGGCGCTGCGATGAACTTCACCGGCTACTTCATGGTCTGGCTTGCCGTGACGGGCCGCATTGCCCATCCCAAAGTCTGGCAGATGTGCCTCTACATCTGCATTGGCGCCAATTCACAGACCTTCGCCAACACCGGCGCGCTTGTAACCTGCGTCAGGAACTTCCCAGAGAGCCGCGGCATCATGATCGGTCTCCTCAAGGGCTACGTCGGTCTCAGTGGGGCCATTTTCAACCAGCTCTATCTAACAATCTACGGCCATGATTCCAAGTCACTGATCCTACTCATTGCGTGGCTCCCGGCCGCACTCTCCATCGTCTTTCTCGGCACAATTCGGATAATAAAATCTATCCGGCAGCCAAACGAGCTCAAGATATTCTACTCTTTTCTCTACATTGCACTAGCTCTAGCTGGATATCTCATGCTTATAATCATTATTGAGAAGCAGGTAAGCTTCTCCGCTCCTGAATATGGCGGCAGTGCCGCTGTCGTTCTGTTCTTGCTCTTCCTCCCTCTTGTTATCGTCGTGAGAGAAGAGCTTTCCATACAGAAGCTCAAAAACCAATCTACAATATCCGTCGAGACAAAGCAAGAACCATCCGTATCAGAAATTTCATTGCCCCCACCTCCAATTCCTCCCTCTCCAAAACTACAGCCACCAACTAAGCAAACACGAATTTCCCGCATTACAGATATCTTTAAATCGCCGAAAAGAGGCGAGGACTACACCATCCTCCAGGCGCTCGTGAGCGTCGACATGCTAATCATCTTCGTCGTGATTGTATGCGGCCTCGGCGGCACTCTAACAGCAGTCGACAACATGGGTCAGATCGGCGAGTCATTGGGCTACCCGCATCTGACGATCGGCACCTTTGTATCGCTGATAAGCATATGGAACTTCGGCGGAAGGGTGGCGGCTGGATTTGCATCTGAAATCCTTCTCTCTAAGCACGGGTTCCCTCGACCATTGATGCTCACGTTGGTTCTCCTCGTCTCTTGTGTGGGCCACATCCTGATAGCATTTCCCACACCGGGTTCTCTTTATGTAGCGTCGGTAATTATCGGATTCTGCTTCGGAGCGCAGTGGCCGATGATCTACGCCATCATTTCTgaaatttttgggctcaagtacTATGGGACGTTGTACAATTTCGGTGCCCTTGCTAGCCCGGTTGGATCGTATATACTCAACGTGAAGGTGGCGGGTCGGCTTTATGATCGGGAGGCGATGAAGCAGCGAGCGGTTGTGGGTGGGGCCATTACCGGCAAGTTGACTTGTATTGGGCCGAAGTGTTATAGATTATCGTTCATCATCATTACGGCTGTGACATTCATTGGATCGTTGGTTTCGCTTGTTCTTGTGATCAGAACAAGGGAATTCTATAAGAGTGATATCTACTCGAGATTCCGAGAGGTGGGCCAGATGGGAACGGGTGAGATGTGTGCCGGCCGAAATGTAAATGGTGGTGGAGAGAAGGATGAGGAGAGAGCGTCTTCCAGAGCTATGGATGGCAACAAGCGGTAG